The Eptesicus fuscus isolate TK198812 unplaced genomic scaffold, DD_ASM_mEF_20220401 scaffold_70, whole genome shotgun sequence genome has a window encoding:
- the LOC103304536 gene encoding olfactory receptor 52B4-like: MTTLNHTGVSYTVFYLLGIPGLEDQHMWISIPFFISYVIALLGNSLLIFLILTKSSLHEPMYLFLCMLATADIVLSMCTVPQALAIFWFHAGEISLDRCITQLFFIHSTFISESGILLVMAFDRYIAICYPLRYTTILTHVLIGKIGLTIFLRSYGTIFPMIFLLKRLAFCRTNILPHTGCEHMGLAKYSCDDIRINIWYGLFVLMSTVILDVMLICVSYMLILRAVFRIPSQDARHKALNTCGSHVCVIILFYGPGILSPLTHRFGHHISPHINVLLANVCILIPPMLNPIIYGIKTKQIRDQITYVLLSKKI, encoded by the coding sequence ATGACTACCTTAAACCACACTGGTGTGAGCTACACAGTCTTTTACTTGCTGGGCATCCCTGGCCTTGAGGACCAGCACATGTGGATTTCCATCCCCTTCTTCATTTCCTACGTCATCGCCCTGCTGGGGAACAGCTTGCTCATCTTCCTTATCCTCACAAAGAGCAGCCTCCATGAACCCATGTACCTCTTCCTCTGCATGCTGGCCACAGCAGACATTGTCCTCTCCATGTGCACAGTACCTCAGGCCTTGGCCATCTTCTGGTTCCATGCTGGGGAGATCTCCCTGGACCGCTGCATCACTCAACTCTTTTTCATCCATTCCACCTTCATCTCTGAGTCAGGGATCCTGCTGGTGATGGCATTTGACCGCTACATTGCCATTTGCTACCCACTGAGATACACCACCATTCTTACACATGTGCTGATTGGGAAAATTGGTCTAACTATCTTTCTGAGAAGTTATGGTACAATATTCCCCATGATATTTCTTCTGAAAAGACTGGCTTTTTGCAGAACTAACATTCTTCCACACACTGGTTGTGAGCACATGGGGTTGGCCAAATATTCCTGTGATGACATACGAATAAACATCTGGTATGGACTTTTCGTCCTAATGTCAACAGTGATTTTAGATGTTATGCTAATTTGTGTTTCATATATGCTTATTCTCCGTGCTGTCTTTCGCATCCCTTCCCAAGATGCTCGTCACAAAGCTCTCAACACTTGTGGTTCCCATGTCTGTGTCATTATTCTCTTTTATGGTCCTGGGATCCTCTCACCCCTCACTCACCGGTTTGGACACCACATTTCACCCCACATCAATGTACTCCTTGCCAATGTCTGCATTCTGATACCTCCCATGCTAAATCCCATCATTTATGGGATCAAGACCAAACAGATCAGGGACCAAATTACTTATGTCTTGCTTTCCAAAAAAATATGA